From Daucus carota subsp. sativus chromosome 6, DH1 v3.0, whole genome shotgun sequence, the proteins below share one genomic window:
- the LOC108226535 gene encoding protein TIFY 10A produces MSRISPEKSRFAQTCNLLSHYVKEKGSLRDLNIDINGGVSAHNNVKPMNLFPQYATMQDAVRITSSREKNETEVKNGQMTIIYAGQVLVFDDFSAVKANEVMQLASKYVNASKVVENPSNSMAFASSMGSISGSVEAQNEIKQQAQPIWLDLPIARRASLHRFLSKRKDRASSRGPYQLHKPSAESPKELFDLNL; encoded by the exons ATGTCGAGAATTTCGCCGGAAAAGTCTAGGTTTGCTCAGACTTGTAATCTTCTCAGCCATTATGTTAAAGAGAAGGGGAGTCTTCGAGATCTTAACATAGATATCAACGGAGGAGTATCTGCACACAATAATGTGAAGCCTATGAATCTTTTTCCCCAGTATGCCACTATGCAAGATGCTGTCAGAATCACCAGCTCCAG GGAAAAAAATGAGACCGAGGTTAAAAATGGGCAGATGACTATAATCTACGCGGGACAAGTTTtggtgtttgatgatttttctgCGGTGAAAGCCAACGAAGTGATGCAACTCGCAAGCAAGTATGTTAATGCAAGCAAAGTGGTCGAAAATCCTAGCAACTCGATGGCGTTTGCCTCCAGCATGGGTTCGATTTCAGGTTCGGTTGAAGCGCAAAACGAAATAAAGCAACAAGCGCAACCGATTTGGTTGGATCTGCCGATTGCAAGAAGAGCTTCACTGCATAGGTTCTTATCGAAAAGGAAAGACAGGGCTAGTTCAAGAGGGCCATATCAGTTGCACAAGCCATCTGCAGAATCTCCCAAGGAACTGTTCGATCTCAACTTGTAG